The proteins below are encoded in one region of Cucurbita pepo subsp. pepo cultivar mu-cu-16 chromosome LG10, ASM280686v2, whole genome shotgun sequence:
- the LOC111803859 gene encoding probable glycerol-3-phosphate dehydrogenase [NAD(+)] 1, cytosolic isoform X1, whose protein sequence is MNFPFRACFSALSVSDGSVRVRAVLRSVALDLRMCETMNLSHSNGSTHNFNGFEEKLDELRRLLGKSDGDPLRIVGVGAGAWGSVFAALLQDSYGQFREKVQIRIWRRAGRILDKATAEHLFEVINSREDVLRRLIRRCAYLKYVEARLGDRVLYADEILKDGFCLNMIDTPLCPLKVVTNLQEAVWDADIVVNGLPSTETREVFEEISKYWKERITVPIIISLAKGIEAALQPVPHIITPTLMINRATGVPIENILYLGGPNIASEIYNKEYANARICGAEKWRKPLANFLRQPQFIVWDNSDLVTHEVMGGLKNVYAIGAGMVAALTNESATSKSVYFAHCTSEMIFITYLLAEEPEKLAGPLLADTYVTLLKGRNAWYGQMLAKGELSLDMGDSISGKGMIQGVSAVGAFYEILSQSSLNVLHPEDNKPVAPVQLCPILKTLYKILIKRDGSPQAILEALRDETLNDPRDRIELAQSHAFYRPSLLGQP, encoded by the exons ATGAACTTCCCCTTTCGAGCTTGTTTTTCAGCGTTGTCTGTGTCCGATGGGTCTGTGAGAGTTCGTGCTGTTCTACGCAGTGTGGCTCTGGATCTTCGAATGTGTGAG ACAATGAATCTCTCACATTCAAATGGTTCAACGCATAACTTCAATGGATTTGAAGAGAAGCTTGATGAACTTCGAAGGCTTCTAGGGAAGTCCGATGGTGATCCACTAAGGATCGTTGGTGTGGGAGCTGGAGCTTGGGGGAGTGTCTTTGCAGCTCTTCTTCAAGACAGCTATGGCCAATTTCGAGAGAAGGTTCAAATCAGAATATGGAGAAGAGCAGGAAGGATTCTGGATAAAGCCACAGCTGAACACCTCTTTGAAGTGATCAATTCAAGGGAAGATGTGCTAAGGAGGCTTATTCGACGATGTGCTTATCTAAAGTACGTCGAAGCAAGGCTCGGTGATCGAGTTCTCTACGCCgatgagattttgaaagaTGGGTTTTGCTTGAACATGATTGACACACCACTTTGTCCTTTGAAAGTGGTGACTAACTTGCAGGAGGCTGTTTGGGATGCTGACATTGTTGTTAATGGCTTACCTTCCACTGAAACAAGAGAGGTTTTTGAAGAGATAAGTAAATATTGGAAAGAACGAATCACAGTGCCTATTATCATCTCTTTAGCAAAGGGTATAGAAGCTGCTCTTCAGCCTGTTCCTCACATAATAACTCCTACTCTGATGATCAACCGTGCAA CTGGAGTGCCTATAGAGAACATATTGTATCTTGGTGGACCGAACATCGCCTCAGAGATTTATAACAAGGAATACGCGAATGCTCGGATTTGTGGAGCTGAGAAGTGGAGGAAGCCTCTTGCAAATTTTTTGAGACAACCTCAGTTTATTGTGTGGGATAATAGTGACCTTGTGACACATGAAGTCATGGGTGGCTTGAAGAACGTCTACGCCATTGGAGCTG GAATGGTGGCAGCCCTTACCAATGAAAGTGCTACCAGTAAATCAGTATACTTTGCACATTGCACCTCAGAGATGATCTTCATTACTTACCTGCTAGCAGAAGAACCCGAGAAGCTAGCGGGGCCTTTGCTCGCTGACACATACGTGACCTTGTTGAAAGGTCGTAACGCTTGGTACGGGCAAATGTTGGCCAAGGGCGAACTTAGTCTAGATATGGGGGATAGCATTAGTGGCAAAGGGATGATTCAG GGAGTCTCTGCTGTTGGTGCTTTCTATGAAATTCTGAGTCAGTCAAGCCTAAATGTGTTGCATCCTGAAGACAACAAGCCTGTTGCTCCTGTGCAGCTTTGTCCCATCTTAAAGACACTCtataaaatacttattaaAAG GGATGGATCACCTCAAGCTATACTAGAAGCCTTGCGAGACGAGACCTTGAATGATCCCCGAGACCGGATCGAGTTGGCACAAAGCCATGCGTTCTACAGGCCTTCACTACTTGGTCAACCTTGA
- the LOC111803859 gene encoding glycerol-3-phosphate dehydrogenase [NAD(+)] GPDHC1, cytosolic isoform X2: MNLSHSNGSTHNFNGFEEKLDELRRLLGKSDGDPLRIVGVGAGAWGSVFAALLQDSYGQFREKVQIRIWRRAGRILDKATAEHLFEVINSREDVLRRLIRRCAYLKYVEARLGDRVLYADEILKDGFCLNMIDTPLCPLKVVTNLQEAVWDADIVVNGLPSTETREVFEEISKYWKERITVPIIISLAKGIEAALQPVPHIITPTLMINRATGVPIENILYLGGPNIASEIYNKEYANARICGAEKWRKPLANFLRQPQFIVWDNSDLVTHEVMGGLKNVYAIGAGMVAALTNESATSKSVYFAHCTSEMIFITYLLAEEPEKLAGPLLADTYVTLLKGRNAWYGQMLAKGELSLDMGDSISGKGMIQGVSAVGAFYEILSQSSLNVLHPEDNKPVAPVQLCPILKTLYKILIKRDGSPQAILEALRDETLNDPRDRIELAQSHAFYRPSLLGQP, encoded by the exons ATGAATCTCTCACATTCAAATGGTTCAACGCATAACTTCAATGGATTTGAAGAGAAGCTTGATGAACTTCGAAGGCTTCTAGGGAAGTCCGATGGTGATCCACTAAGGATCGTTGGTGTGGGAGCTGGAGCTTGGGGGAGTGTCTTTGCAGCTCTTCTTCAAGACAGCTATGGCCAATTTCGAGAGAAGGTTCAAATCAGAATATGGAGAAGAGCAGGAAGGATTCTGGATAAAGCCACAGCTGAACACCTCTTTGAAGTGATCAATTCAAGGGAAGATGTGCTAAGGAGGCTTATTCGACGATGTGCTTATCTAAAGTACGTCGAAGCAAGGCTCGGTGATCGAGTTCTCTACGCCgatgagattttgaaagaTGGGTTTTGCTTGAACATGATTGACACACCACTTTGTCCTTTGAAAGTGGTGACTAACTTGCAGGAGGCTGTTTGGGATGCTGACATTGTTGTTAATGGCTTACCTTCCACTGAAACAAGAGAGGTTTTTGAAGAGATAAGTAAATATTGGAAAGAACGAATCACAGTGCCTATTATCATCTCTTTAGCAAAGGGTATAGAAGCTGCTCTTCAGCCTGTTCCTCACATAATAACTCCTACTCTGATGATCAACCGTGCAA CTGGAGTGCCTATAGAGAACATATTGTATCTTGGTGGACCGAACATCGCCTCAGAGATTTATAACAAGGAATACGCGAATGCTCGGATTTGTGGAGCTGAGAAGTGGAGGAAGCCTCTTGCAAATTTTTTGAGACAACCTCAGTTTATTGTGTGGGATAATAGTGACCTTGTGACACATGAAGTCATGGGTGGCTTGAAGAACGTCTACGCCATTGGAGCTG GAATGGTGGCAGCCCTTACCAATGAAAGTGCTACCAGTAAATCAGTATACTTTGCACATTGCACCTCAGAGATGATCTTCATTACTTACCTGCTAGCAGAAGAACCCGAGAAGCTAGCGGGGCCTTTGCTCGCTGACACATACGTGACCTTGTTGAAAGGTCGTAACGCTTGGTACGGGCAAATGTTGGCCAAGGGCGAACTTAGTCTAGATATGGGGGATAGCATTAGTGGCAAAGGGATGATTCAG GGAGTCTCTGCTGTTGGTGCTTTCTATGAAATTCTGAGTCAGTCAAGCCTAAATGTGTTGCATCCTGAAGACAACAAGCCTGTTGCTCCTGTGCAGCTTTGTCCCATCTTAAAGACACTCtataaaatacttattaaAAG GGATGGATCACCTCAAGCTATACTAGAAGCCTTGCGAGACGAGACCTTGAATGATCCCCGAGACCGGATCGAGTTGGCACAAAGCCATGCGTTCTACAGGCCTTCACTACTTGGTCAACCTTGA
- the LOC111804395 gene encoding S-formylglutathione hydrolase: protein MDAKPTEISSSKMFGGYNRRYRHYSPTLGCSMTFSVYFPPSPLPSQKFPVLYWLSGLTCTDENFIIKAGAQRTASSEGVALIAPDTSPRGLNVEGEADSWDFGVGAGFYLNATQEKWKNWRMYDYVVKELPKLLSENFPQLDTSRASIFGHSMGGHGALTIYLKNLDKYKSVSAFSPIANPINCPWGQKAFTNYLGSNKADWEEYDATHLISKFHNVSATILIDQGEDDEFLHGQLLPHKFEEACRAVNVPLLLRLQSGYNHSYFFIASFVEDHIRHHSQALRLP, encoded by the exons ATGGACGCCAAGCCAACCGAGATCAGCAGCTCGAAGATGTTCGGAGGCTATAATCGAAGATACCGCCATTACAGCCCAACTCTTGGCTGCTCCATGACCTTCTCCGTCTACTTCCCTCCTTCTCCGCTTCCGTCCCAAAAATTTCCG GTACTGTACTGGCTCTCTGGCCTTACTTGTACGGATgagaattttataattaaggcAGGGGCTCAACGCACTGCTTCAAGTGAAGGTGTTGCTTTAATTGCACCTGATACATCTCCAA GAGGCCTCAATGTGGAAGGAGAGGCAGACAGTTGGGATTTTGGTGTTG GTGCTGGATTTTATCTCAATGCTACAcaagagaaatggaaaaattgGCGTATGTATGATTATGTTGTCAAGGAGCTACCTAAACTTCTGAGTGAGAACTTTCCACAGCTTGATACATCACGGGCATCTATATTTGGTCACTCTATGGGTGGGCATGGGGCTCTAACAATTTACCTGAAAAACTTGGACAAGTATAAG TCAGTATCTGCCTTTTCACCCATTGCCAATCCTATAAATTGCCCCTGGGGCCAGAAGGCATTCACAAACTATCTAGGTAGCAACAAAGCTGACTGGGAG GAATATGATGCTACTCATCTAATCTCAAAGTTTCACAATGTATCAGCTACCATTCTAATTGATCAG GGGGAGGATGATGAATTCTTACATGGACAGTTGCTGCCACACAAGTTTGAAGAGGCATGCAGGGCTGTGAATGTTCCACTCCTCTTGAGGCTGCAATCAGGTTACAATCATTCCTACTTTTTCATTGCTTCCTTCGTTGAAGATCACATTCGTCACCACTCTCAAGCTCTTAGGCTTCCTTAA
- the LOC111803535 gene encoding DNA helicase INO80, with product MDRNRQSKDLFYSNLFNLEPLLNFQLPQPEDDFDYYANSSQDESRGSPGRTIAKHGNGTMTKRELSLARKRRQSLNSEEDNDSVDDYYGTHITEERYRQMLGEHIKKYKRRSKDSSSPMPTRIGNSVPKGNSSSRARRSGSEQQGGFLEVETANDCLNDYNPHRPGSHHEAGLARLRTTDRVIYEPAYLDIGDGITYKIPPTYDKLAASLNLPSFSDIQVEEVYLEGTLDLGSLASMIADDKRFGTRSQTGMGDPQPQYESLQARLDALAFSNSPQKFSLKVSDVGLNSSIPEGAAGSIKRAILSDGGVLQIYYVKVLEKGDTYEIIERSLPKKQKVIKDPSVIEREEMEKIGKIWINIVRRDLPKHHRNFTAFHRKQLIDAKRFSETCQREVKMKVSRSLKMMRGAAIRTRKLARDMLLFWKRIDKEMAEVRKREEREAAEALRREQELREAKRQQQRLNFLIQQTELYSHFMQNKSNLHPSESLPLGDEKPNFEEGTWNSDSVPAEEEDPEEAELKMEALRVAQDAVSKQKRLTSAFDDECSRLRQASEPDQNEVSGASNIDLLHPSTMPVTSTVQTPELFKGSLKEYQLKGLQWLVNCYEQGLNGILADEMGLGKTIQAMAFLAHLAEDKNIWGPFLVVAPASVLNNWVDEINRFCPDLKALPYWGGLAERTVLRKKINPKNLYRRDAGFHILITSYQLLVSDEKYFRRVKWQYMVLDEAQAIKSSTSIRWKTLLSFNCRNRLLLTGTPVQNNMAELWALLHFIMPTLFDSHEQFNEWFSKGIENHAEHGGTLNEHQLNRLHSILKPFMLRRVKKDVVSELTRKTEITVHCKLSSRQQAFYQAIKNKISLAELFDSNRHLNEKKILNLMNIVIQLRKVCNHPELFERNEGSTYLYFADIPNPLLPPPFGEHEDVHYSGGHNLIEFKLPKLVHQEVLRCSKSFAVAHGIDGGYLSKHFNIFSSENVYQSIFMQGDNLHHSYRRSGTFGFTHLMDLSPAEVTFLANGSFLERLLFSIMRWDRQFLDGILDFIMESIDDDPENGSLEQGKVRAVTRMLLMPSTSQTNLLRRKLATGPGDTPFEALVIPQQERLQANAGLLHSAYTFIPRTRAPPIGAHCSDRNFAYQTVEQLHDPWVKRLFIGFARTSDFSGPRKPNGPHPLIQEIDSEIQVSQPALQLTYSIFGSCPPMQSFDPAKLLTDSGKLQTLDILLKRLRAENHRVLLFAQMTKMLNILEDYMNYRKYRYLRLDGSSTIMDRRDMVRDFQLRSDIFVFLLSTRAGGLGINLTAADTVIFYESDWNPTLDLQAMDRAHRLGQTKDVTVYRLICKETVEEKILQRASQKNTVQQLVMTGGHVQGDILAPEDVVSLLLDDSQLEQKLIEIPIVAKDRQKKKQAKGIRVDAEGDASLEDLMNLESGGTEYDRSPDLEKTKSSSKKRKGGSEKQNSSKARSLQKINEISPVVDFNLDDYQQNLEPQTQKPKRPKRPTKSVNENLVPATTSTNMGISDHTQYPQ from the exons ATGGACCGTAACAGGCAATCCAAGGATTTGTTCTACTCCAACCTCTTCAATCTCGAG CCGCTGCTGAACTTTCAACTTCCGCAACCAGAGgatgattttgattattatgCGAATAGTAGTCAGGATGAAAGCAGAGGTAGTCCAG GTAGAACAATTGCAAAACACGGTAATGGTACCATGACTAAGAGAGAGTTGAGCTTGGCAAGGAAAAGAAGGCAGTCCCTGAACAGTGAGGAGGACAACGACAGTGTGGACGATTACTACGGGACGCACATTACTGAAGAGCGGTATCGACAAATGCTTGGAGAACACATTAAGAAGTATAAGCGAAGGTCTAAAGACTCCTCATCTCCCATGCCCACACGCATTGGGAATTCAGTGCCCAAGGGCAACTCAAGTTCAAGAGCTAGGAGGTCGGGGAGTGAGCAACAAGGAGGATTTCTTGAAGTGGAAACTGCAAATGACTGCCTTAATGATTATAATCCTCACAGACCAGGAAGTCATCATGAGGCAGGTCTTGCTCGGCTGCGTACCACTGACag AGTAATATATGAGCCTGCATATTTGGATATTGGGGATGGCATCACTTACAAAATTCCCCCAACTTATGATAAGCTGGCTGCTTCACTGAACTTGCCAAGCTTCTCTGACATCCAAGTAGAGGAAGTTTACTTAGAGGGTACATTGGATTTGGGATCCTTAGCATCAATGATTGCTGATGACAAAAGATTTGGAACCCGAAGCCAGACGGGGATGGGGGACCCTCAGCCCCAGTACGAGTCACTTCAGGCAAGATTAGATGCCTTGGCATTTTCAAACTCGCCACAGAAATTCAGTCTCAAAGTATCTGACGTTGGGCTGAATTCATCCATCCCCGAGGGGGCTGCTGGAAGTATAAAGCGAGCTATTTTATCTGATGGTGGTGTGCTACAGATATATTATGTTAAGGTTTTGGAGAAGGGAGACACTTACGAG ATTATTGAACGAAGCCTGcccaagaaacaaaaagtaatCAAAGACCCTTCTGTcatagagagagaggaaatggAGAAGATTGGGAAAATCTGGATCAACATTGTTAGGAGAGACTTGCCAAAACATCATCGTAACTTCACAGCCTTTCATCGGAAGCAGCTAATTGATGCCAAGAGGTTCTCAGAAACTTGCCAAAGGGAG GTGAAAATGAAGGTCAGCAGATCTCTTAAAATGATGAGGGGTGCTGCTATTCGAACAAGGAAATTAGCTAGAGACATGTTGCTCTTTTGGAAGCGAATTGATAAGGAGATg GCGGAAGTGCggaaaagagaggaaagagaGGCTGCTGAAGCTTTGAGGCGAGAGCAGGAACTTCGAGAAGCTAAGAGACAGCAGCAGAGGCTCAATTTTCTTATACAACAAACAGAACTTTATAGTCATTTTATGCAGAACAAGTCAAATTTGCATCCTTCTGAATCTCTCCCTTTGGGAGATgaaaaaccaaattttgaagaaGGGACTTGGAATTCAGATAGTGTGCCTGCTGAGGAAGAAGATCCCGAGGAGGCTGAACTGAAGATGGAGGCACTTAGAGTTGCTCAAGATGCAGTTTCGAAGCAAAAAAGGTTAACAAGTGCATTTGATGATGAATGCTCAAGGTTACGCCAAGCTTCTGAACCTGATCAAAATGAGGTTTCTGGAGCTAGTAACATAGATCTGCTTCATCC CTCAACCATGCCTGTAACTTCAACAGTTCAAACACCTGAGTTGTTTAAAGGTAGCCTTAAAGAATATCAGCTAAAAGGTCTCCAATGGTTGGTCAATTGTTATGAGCAG GGTTTAAATGGCATACTTGCTGATGAAATGGGCCTTGGAAAGACGATACAGGCTATGGCTTTTTTGGCTCATTTGGCTGAG gataaaaatatatggGGGCCTTTTCTGGTTGTTGCACCTGCATCTGTCTTGAACAATTGGGTCGATGAAATCAACCGTTTCTGCCCCGACCTAAAAGCTCTTCCATATTGGGGTGGGCTTGCAGAGCGTACAGTTCTCAGGAAAAAGATAAATCCCAAGAATCTATATCGCAG gGATGCTGGTTTTCACATCCTCATTACCAGCTATCAGCTACTTGTTTCTGATGAAAAGTATTTTCGGCGTGTTAAGTGGCAATATATGGTTTTGGATGAGGCACAGGCAATCAAGAGTTCTACAAG CATAAGGTGGAAGACACTGCTAAGCTTTAATTGTCGGAATCGATTGCTGCTTACTGGGACTCCTGTCCAGAATAATATGGCCGAGTTGTGGGCCCTTCTACATTTCATCATGCCTACTTTATTTGATAGCCACGAACAATTCAATGAATGGTTTTCAAAAGG AATTGAAAATCATGCAGAACATGGGGGTACTTTGAACGAGCACCAGCTTAACCGCTTG CATTCAATATTAAAGCCTTTTATGTTGCGGAGAGTTAAAAAGGATGTAGTCTCTGAGCTTACTAGAAAAACAGAGATTACAGTGCATTGCAAGTTAAGTTCTCGGCAGCAAGCTTTTTATCAAGCTATCAAGAATAAGATATCTCTTGCTGAGTTGTTTGATAGCAATAGGCATcttaatgagaaaaaaattctcaatctTATGAACATTGTCATTCAGCTGAGAAAG GTTTGCAATCACCCAGAATTGTTCGAAAGGAATGAGGGAAGCACATACCTGTACTTTGCAGACATTCCTAATCCTCTTTTGCCCCCTCCTTTTGGCGAACATGAGGACGTTCACTACTCGGGAGGTCACAATCTCATTGAGTTTAAG TTACCAAAACTAGTCCACCAAGAGGTTCTTCGATGTTCAAAATCATTTGCAGTTGCACATGGCATTGATGGAGGATATCTTTCGAAAcatttcaacatattttcttCGGAAAATGTTTATCAATCCATATTCATGCAAGGAGACAATTTACATCATTCTTATCGTCGAAGTGGTACTTTTGGTTTCACCCATTTGATGGACCTGTCTCCTGCAGAAGTTACATTTTTGGCCAATGGTTCTTTTCTAGAACGGCTACTTTTTTCCATAATGAGATGGGACCGACAATTTCTGGATGGAATCTTAGACTTCATTATGGAATCTATTGATGATGATCCAGAAAATGGTTCTCTTGAGCAGGGAAAAGTGCGTGCTGTTACAAGAATGTTGTTAATGCCTTCCACATCACAGACTAACTTACTCAGGAGAAAACTTGCAACAGGGCCCGGTGATACTCCTTTTGAGGCTTTAGTCATTCCTCAACAGGAGAGACTTCAGGCAAATGCAGGGCTTCTTCACTCAGCATACACGTTTATTCCAAGAACTAGAGCTCCACCG ATAGGTGCGCACTGTTCAGATCGAAACTTCGCTTACCAAACAGTTGAACAATTGCATGACCCTTGGGTGAAGAGATTATTTATTGGGTTTGCACGCACATCTGACTTTAGTGGACCCAGAAAACCAAATGGACCCCACCCTTTGATTCAAGAGATAGATTCTGAAATACAAGTTTCCCAGCCTGCTCTTCAGTTGACATACAGTATTTTTGGGTCTTGTCCTCCAATGCAAAGTTTTGATCCAGCAAAGTTGCTCACG GACTCTGGGAAGCTACAAACGCTAGATATATTACTGAAACGCTTACGGGCTGAAAATCATCGTGTACTTCTGTTTGCtcaaatgacaaaaatgtTGAATATTCTTGAG GATTACATGAATTATCGAAAGTATAGATATCTTAGACTCGATGGATCCTCCACTATAATGGATCGTCGAGATATGGTCAGGGACTTCCAACTTCG GAGTGATATTTTCGTATTCTTGTTGAGCACAAGAGCTGGTGGACTTGGCATTAACTTGACAGCTGCTGATACTGTCATCTTTTATGAAAGTGATTGGAATCCAACCCTGGATTTGCAGGCCATGGACAGAGCTCACCGTCTGGGACAGACAAAAGAT GTTACTGTGTACAGACTAATTTGCAAAGAGACCGTTGAAGAAAAGATTCTTCAAAGAGCTAGTCAGAAAAACACTGTTCAGCAGCTTGTCATGACTGGTGGCCATGTTCAAGGAGACATATTAGCTCCTGAGGATGTCGTATCTTTACTTCTGGATGATTCCCAGTTGGAgcaaaaattaatagaaattcCTATTGTG GCAAAGGatagacaaaagaaaaaacaagcaaaGGGTATAAGAGTTGATGCTGAAGGTGACGCTTCATTGGAGGATTTAATGAACCTTGAATCCGGGGGTACTGAATATGATCGATCTCCCGATCTGGAAAAAACTAAATCCAGCAGTAAAAAG AGAAAAGGGGGTTCTGAAAAGCAAAATTCATCGAAAGCTCGAAGTTTACAAAAGATAAACGAAATTAGCCCAGTGGTTGACTTCAACTTGGACGACTACCAGCAAAATCTCGAACCTCAAACTCAGAAACCAAAGCGACCAAAGCGACCAACCAAGAGTGTAAATGAAAACCTTGTACCAGCAACTACCTCCACAAACATGGGAATTTCAGATCACACTCAGTATCCACAATAG
- the LOC111804250 gene encoding probable calcium-binding protein CML49: MSGYRNQPSGYGYGYGGGGGGGGGYGAPPPTSQPYSSPPYGSQHPPPQSQQPYAPVAAQYGAPSAPYGSSPGEKPPKDKPNQSYGGSASGGHGYPPPSAYGSPFASLMPSAFPPGTDPSIVACFQVADRDRSGFIDDKELQGVLSSYNQKFSMRTVHLLMFHFTNTSTRKIGPKEFIALFYGLLSWRGIFERFDSDRSGKIDSRELKEALFSLGFSVSPMILDLLVSKFDKSGGNSKAIEYDNFIECCLTVKGLTEKFKEKDTMYSGSATFSYEAFMLTVLPFLIA, from the exons ATGTCAGGTTACCGAAATCAACCTTCCGGTTACGGTTATGGTTacggcggtggcggtggcggtggtggcGGTTACGGAGCTCCACCGCCGACGTCTCAGCCGTACAGTTCTCCACCCTACGGCTCGCAACATCCTCCGCCACAGTCTCAGCAGCCGTACGCTCCGGTGGCCGCGCAATATGGCGCACCGTCGGCACCGTATGGATCATCTCCGGGCGAAAAACCGCCCAAGGACAAGCCTAATCAGTCTTACGGCGGATCAGCCAGCGGTGGTCATGGTTATCCACCGCCTTCTGCGTATGGAAGCCCTTTCGCCTCACTCATGCCCTCCGCCTTTCCGCCTGGGACTGATCCGAGCATCGTTGCGTGTTTTCAAGTAGCCGATCGGGATAGGAGTGGGTTTATTGATGATAAGGAGTTGCAAGGTGTTCTGTCATCGTATAATCAAAAGTTTAGCATGAGAACTGTTCACCTCCTCATGTTTCATTTCACCAACACAAGCACCAGGAAGATCG GACCCAAGGAGTTCATTGCTCTGTTTTATGGTCTTCTGAGCTGGAGG GGTATTTTTGAGAGATTTGATTCAGACCGAAGTGGAAAAATTGATTCCAGAGAGTTGAAAGAAGCACTTTTCAGTTTGGGCTTTTCTGTCTCACCAATGATCTTGGACTTGCTGGTGTCTAAGTTTGACAAAAGTGGTGGGAATAGCAAGGCCATTGAGTatgataattttataga GTGTTGTCTTACAGTCAAG GGGCTGACCGAAAAATTCAAGGAAAAGGACACCATGTACTCTGGTTCAGCAACCTTCAGTTACGAGGCTTTCATGTTGACAGTCCTACCATTTCTCATTGCCTGA